A genomic segment from Bradyrhizobium diazoefficiens USDA 110 encodes:
- the cckA gene encoding cell cycle histidine kinase CckA, whose protein sequence is MTAETDHDLTREPVAAHEPSPRSGSIALVLLVAAGLVAVAVGLMTLGRAQAQPYILGILAVLAMVGLFNLFAFAAGIIRFADRSLDDPVVGRIADHGFDGLAVTDPRGHVVYSNAAYLTLTGATSPQDVRPVERVFIGNPDVSEAVFRLLKAAREGKRQQEEVRISGHDGSQGRWLRMRVRPLGTGKREAKYAVWSIADITRDRERQEDVFQELQHAIEYLDHAPCGFFSVNPAGELAYVNATLANWLDYDLAEIGSGGLKLADIVSGDGASLLSSIVAVPGEVKTEVFDIDLRMRTGKTMPVRLYHKLAFGADGAPGPSRTLVISRARDERSDPDRAAEVRFMRFFDHTPMAIATVDRGGNVVRANARYAKLAQGLGLDSASKSIFRAINSRDRHLVITAINQAAEGKADIAPVEVALEGTKERWGQFFVTPVDAAENDAEAAIVHMLETTERRALENQINQSQKMETVGQLAGGIAHDFNNVLSAIMMANDFLLNAHKPTDPSFQDIMQIKQNATRAATLVRQLLAFSRRQTLRPQVLDLGDALSDLTMLLRRLIGEKVKLDLIHGRDLWPVKVDVSQFEQVIVNLAVNARDAMPDGGKLIIRTANVATEDAGKLAYKGMPAADYVRIEVADTGTGIPADIRDKIFEPFFSTKEVGKGTGLGLSTVYGIVKQTGGFIYVDSEPGQGTSFHIFLPRHHAEPEVQVEQPAAVVSTANGAAKEAVPATAEAKPRTDLTGQGTILLVEDEEGLRALNARGLRSRGYTVVEAENGVEAMEMLEEQSGAIDLVVSDVVMPEMDGPTLLKAMREKNPDIKFIFVSGYAEDAFEKSLPEGQQFDFLPKPFTLSQLVAAVKETMTKQG, encoded by the coding sequence ATGACTGCTGAGACCGACCACGACCTCACACGCGAGCCCGTTGCGGCGCACGAGCCTTCGCCGCGCTCGGGCAGCATTGCGCTGGTGCTGCTGGTGGCCGCCGGCCTGGTCGCGGTCGCCGTCGGGCTGATGACGCTCGGCCGCGCGCAGGCGCAGCCCTACATCCTAGGTATCCTCGCCGTGCTGGCGATGGTCGGCCTGTTCAACCTGTTCGCCTTCGCTGCCGGCATCATCCGCTTCGCCGACCGCAGTCTCGACGATCCAGTCGTGGGTCGTATCGCCGATCATGGCTTCGACGGGCTGGCCGTGACCGATCCGCGCGGCCATGTGGTCTATTCCAATGCGGCCTATCTGACGCTGACCGGTGCCACGAGCCCGCAGGACGTGCGCCCCGTCGAGCGCGTCTTCATCGGCAATCCCGACGTCTCCGAAGCCGTGTTCCGTCTGCTGAAGGCCGCCCGGGAAGGCAAGCGGCAGCAGGAAGAGGTGCGCATCTCCGGCCATGACGGCAGCCAGGGCCGCTGGCTGCGCATGCGGGTGCGCCCGCTCGGCACCGGAAAGCGCGAGGCGAAATACGCGGTGTGGTCGATCGCCGACATCACCCGCGACCGCGAGCGCCAGGAGGACGTGTTCCAGGAGCTCCAGCATGCGATCGAATATCTCGATCACGCGCCTTGCGGCTTCTTCTCGGTCAATCCGGCCGGCGAGCTCGCTTACGTCAACGCGACGCTGGCGAACTGGCTCGATTACGACCTCGCCGAGATCGGCTCGGGCGGGCTGAAGCTCGCCGACATCGTCTCCGGCGACGGCGCTTCGCTGCTCAGCTCCATCGTGGCCGTGCCGGGCGAGGTGAAGACCGAGGTCTTCGACATCGACCTGCGCATGCGCACCGGCAAGACCATGCCGGTGCGGCTCTATCACAAGCTCGCCTTCGGCGCCGACGGCGCGCCGGGGCCGTCGCGCACGCTCGTGATCAGCCGCGCCCGCGACGAGCGCAGCGATCCGGACCGCGCCGCCGAAGTGCGTTTCATGCGCTTCTTCGACCACACGCCGATGGCAATCGCCACCGTCGACCGCGGCGGCAACGTCGTGCGCGCGAACGCGCGCTACGCCAAGCTCGCGCAGGGTCTCGGCCTCGACAGCGCCAGCAAGTCGATCTTCCGCGCCATCAATTCACGTGATCGCCATCTGGTGATCACGGCCATCAACCAGGCCGCGGAAGGCAAGGCCGACATCGCGCCGGTCGAGGTGGCGCTGGAAGGAACCAAGGAGCGCTGGGGCCAGTTCTTCGTCACGCCGGTCGACGCTGCCGAGAACGACGCTGAAGCCGCCATCGTGCACATGCTCGAGACCACCGAGCGGCGCGCGCTGGAGAACCAGATCAACCAGTCGCAGAAGATGGAGACGGTCGGCCAGCTCGCCGGCGGCATCGCCCACGACTTCAACAACGTGCTGTCCGCCATCATGATGGCGAACGACTTCCTGCTGAACGCGCACAAGCCGACCGATCCGTCGTTCCAGGACATCATGCAGATCAAGCAGAACGCGACGCGCGCCGCGACGCTGGTGCGGCAGCTGCTGGCGTTCTCGCGGCGGCAGACGCTGCGCCCGCAGGTGCTCGATCTCGGCGATGCGCTTTCCGACCTCACCATGCTGCTGCGCCGGCTGATCGGCGAGAAGGTCAAGCTCGACCTGATCCACGGCCGCGACCTCTGGCCGGTGAAGGTCGACGTCTCCCAGTTCGAGCAGGTGATCGTCAATCTCGCGGTGAACGCCCGCGACGCCATGCCCGACGGCGGCAAGCTGATCATCCGCACCGCCAACGTCGCCACCGAGGATGCGGGCAAGCTCGCCTACAAGGGCATGCCGGCGGCGGACTATGTGCGGATCGAGGTCGCCGACACCGGCACCGGCATCCCCGCCGACATCCGCGACAAGATCTTCGAGCCGTTCTTCTCGACCAAGGAAGTCGGCAAGGGCACCGGCCTCGGCCTCTCCACCGTCTACGGCATCGTCAAGCAGACCGGCGGCTTCATCTATGTCGACTCCGAGCCGGGGCAGGGTACCTCGTTCCACATCTTCCTGCCGCGCCACCATGCCGAGCCGGAAGTGCAGGTCGAGCAGCCCGCGGCAGTGGTCAGCACGGCCAATGGCGCCGCGAAGGAAGCCGTTCCCGCCACGGCCGAAGCGAAGCCGCGCACCGATCTGACCGGACAAGGCACGATCCTTCTCGTCGAGGATGAAGAAGGCCTGCGCGCCCTCAACGCACGCGGCCTGCGCTCGCGCGGCTACACCGTGGTCGAGGCCGAGAACGGCGTCGAGGCCATGGAGATGCTGGAGGAGCAGAGCGGTGCGATCGATCTCGTCGTCTCCGACGTGGTGATGCCGGAGATGGACGGCCCGACGCTGCTGAAGGCGATGCGCGAGAAGAACCCTGATATCAAGTTCATCTTCGTCTCCGGCTACGCCGAGGACGCGTTCGAGAAGAGCTTGCCCGAGGGCCAGCAGTTCGACTTCCTGCCAAAGCCGTTCACGCTCAGCCAGCTCGTGGCGGCGGTGAAGGAGACGATGACGAAGCAGGGGTGA
- the flhB gene encoding flagellar biosynthesis protein FlhB, producing MAEDNDPESQTEDPTQKRLDEALERGDVAKSQEINTWFMIAGGTLVVSTFSGSVGSGLVTPMRNLLANSWMIKTDGRALLALLQQIEFAVLAAIGVPLLMLVLAAVAGNMLQHRLVWSAESLKPKFSKLSPAAGFKRIFGKQAAANFLKGLGKLIVLGVVMGTILWPERHRMEAMVRLDPAAMLGATTSLTIHLLGAVVAALAIIAIGDYFFQYRSWFQRQKMSLQEIKEEFKQSEGDPHIKGKIRQLRQQRAKKRMMAAVPKASVIITNPTHFSVALSYERGMQAPICVAKGVDNLAFKIREIAREHDIPIVENVPLARALYATVEIDQEIPTEHYHAVAEVIGYVMRLKRGFGAGRG from the coding sequence ATGGCGGAAGACAACGATCCAGAGAGTCAAACAGAAGACCCGACGCAAAAACGCCTCGACGAGGCGCTCGAACGCGGCGATGTCGCCAAGAGCCAGGAGATCAACACCTGGTTCATGATCGCGGGCGGCACGCTCGTGGTCTCGACCTTCTCGGGCTCGGTGGGCAGCGGGCTGGTGACGCCGATGCGCAACCTGCTCGCCAATTCCTGGATGATCAAGACCGACGGCAGGGCCCTGCTGGCGCTGCTGCAGCAGATCGAATTCGCCGTGCTTGCGGCGATCGGGGTGCCCCTGCTGATGCTGGTGCTAGCGGCCGTCGCCGGCAACATGCTTCAGCACCGCCTGGTCTGGTCGGCCGAATCCCTCAAGCCCAAATTCAGCAAGCTCTCGCCCGCGGCCGGTTTCAAGCGCATCTTCGGCAAGCAGGCGGCCGCGAACTTCCTGAAAGGCCTCGGCAAGCTGATCGTGCTCGGCGTGGTCATGGGCACGATCCTGTGGCCGGAGCGGCATCGCATGGAGGCGATGGTCAGGCTCGATCCGGCCGCCATGCTCGGCGCCACCACCAGCTTGACCATTCACCTGCTCGGCGCGGTGGTCGCGGCGCTCGCGATCATCGCCATAGGCGACTACTTCTTCCAGTACCGAAGCTGGTTCCAGCGGCAGAAGATGTCGCTCCAGGAGATCAAGGAAGAGTTCAAGCAGTCCGAAGGCGACCCGCATATCAAGGGCAAGATCAGGCAGCTGCGGCAGCAGCGCGCCAAGAAGCGCATGATGGCGGCGGTTCCCAAGGCCTCCGTGATCATCACCAACCCGACCCACTTTTCGGTGGCGCTGTCCTACGAGCGCGGCATGCAGGCACCGATCTGCGTCGCCAAGGGCGTCGACAATCTCGCCTTCAAGATCCGGGAGATCGCGCGCGAGCACGACATCCCCATCGTCGAGAACGTACCGCTGGCCCGTGCGCTCTACGCCACCGTCGAGATCGACCAGGAAATCCCGACCGAGCACTACCATGCGGTCGCCGAGGTCATCGGCTACGTCATGCGGCTGAAGCGCGGTTTCGGCGCCGGGCGGGGATAA
- the fliR gene encoding flagellar biosynthetic protein FliR, protein MRIDVSLLPALAAAFMLVFARVGAMVMLLPGLGETNIPTRVKLSIALLLTLIILPLHRSAYHVDMGSLAPLLVLMLHEIAIGIVLGATARVTLSALQVAGSVIAQQMGLGFVTSVDPTQGQQGVLVGNFLTMLGVTLLFATDSHHLVIAALNDSYAIFSPGETVSSGDVASLATRAFAAAFRLGLQLSGPFLVFGLVFNIGLGVLARLMPQMQVYFVGVPLSIFAGFLVLAVVLTAMMGTFLDYFIGVMHQMMPLK, encoded by the coding sequence ATGCGCATCGACGTCTCGCTGCTGCCGGCGCTTGCGGCGGCCTTCATGCTCGTCTTCGCCCGGGTCGGCGCGATGGTGATGCTGTTGCCGGGCCTGGGCGAGACCAACATCCCGACGCGGGTGAAGCTGTCGATCGCGCTCCTGCTCACGCTGATCATCCTGCCGCTGCATCGCAGCGCCTATCACGTCGACATGGGCTCGCTGGCGCCGCTTCTGGTGCTGATGTTGCATGAGATCGCGATCGGCATCGTGCTGGGGGCAACCGCGCGCGTGACGCTGTCGGCGCTCCAGGTTGCGGGTTCCGTGATCGCGCAGCAGATGGGGCTCGGCTTCGTCACCTCGGTCGATCCGACGCAGGGACAGCAGGGCGTGCTGGTCGGCAACTTCCTGACCATGCTCGGGGTGACGCTGCTGTTCGCCACCGACAGCCATCATCTGGTGATCGCGGCGCTGAACGACAGCTATGCGATCTTCTCGCCGGGCGAGACCGTGTCGAGCGGCGACGTCGCCTCGCTTGCAACGCGCGCCTTCGCCGCCGCGTTCCGCCTCGGCCTGCAGCTCTCCGGACCGTTCCTGGTGTTCGGCCTCGTCTTCAACATTGGGCTCGGGGTGCTGGCGCGGCTAATGCCGCAGATGCAGGTCTATTTCGTCGGCGTGCCGCTGTCGATCTTCGCCGGCTTCCTGGTGCTCGCCGTGGTGCTCACGGCGATGATGGGCACCTTTCTGGACTATTTCATCGGTGTCATGCACCAGATGATGCCGCTCAAGTAG
- the fliQ gene encoding flagellar biosynthesis protein FliQ, giving the protein MTGPETLDVARDAIWTIVIVSSPLMVVGLVVGVIVSLFQALTQIQEQTLIYVPKILAIFATMLLALPFMADSLHAHMLRISSRIIGG; this is encoded by the coding sequence ATGACCGGACCCGAGACCCTCGACGTCGCGCGCGATGCGATCTGGACGATCGTGATCGTGTCGTCGCCCCTGATGGTGGTCGGCCTCGTGGTCGGCGTGATCGTGTCGCTGTTCCAGGCGCTGACGCAGATCCAGGAGCAGACGCTGATCTACGTGCCGAAGATTCTGGCCATCTTCGCCACAATGCTGTTGGCGCTGCCGTTCATGGCCGACTCGCTCCACGCCCACATGCTGCGGATATCGTCGCGAATCATCGGCGGCTGA
- the fliE gene encoding flagellar hook-basal body complex protein FliE, translated as MASPTIAANAYANLARVLENSGAGKGSEASGQSFASLLKDAVGSVMESGRKSDAQTVAMAAGKANVMDVVTAVADTDVAVSTLVSVRDRVISAYEDIMKMPI; from the coding sequence ATGGCATCACCGACAATCGCCGCCAACGCCTATGCCAACCTTGCCCGCGTGCTGGAGAACAGCGGCGCCGGCAAGGGCAGCGAAGCAAGCGGGCAGTCCTTCGCCTCGCTCCTGAAGGACGCCGTCGGCAGCGTCATGGAGTCCGGGCGCAAATCCGACGCGCAGACCGTGGCGATGGCCGCCGGCAAGGCCAACGTGATGGACGTGGTGACGGCGGTCGCTGACACCGACGTTGCCGTCTCCACGCTGGTCTCGGTCCGCGACCGCGTGATCTCGGCGTATGAAGACATCATGAAGATGCCGATCTGA
- the flgC gene encoding flagellar basal body rod protein FlgC: MANDSSDFARSMAIATSGLRAQAGRMRVISENIANADSTSQTAGGDPYRRKVPTFSSALDRTLDAQVVTLGRIKPDQSNFRTKYEPNNPAADATGNVKYPNVNSVVEMTDMRDAQRSYEANLNIISATRRMIQRTLDILKS; the protein is encoded by the coding sequence ATGGCCAATGACAGCAGCGACTTTGCCCGCTCGATGGCGATCGCGACCTCCGGCCTGCGCGCGCAGGCCGGGCGCATGCGGGTGATCTCAGAGAACATCGCGAACGCGGATTCGACGTCGCAGACCGCAGGCGGCGATCCCTACCGGCGCAAGGTGCCGACCTTCTCCTCCGCGCTCGACCGCACGCTCGACGCGCAGGTCGTCACCCTCGGCAGGATCAAGCCGGACCAGTCGAACTTCCGCACCAAATACGAACCGAACAATCCGGCCGCCGATGCGACCGGCAACGTCAAATATCCCAACGTGAACTCGGTGGTCGAGATGACCGACATGCGCGACGCGCAGCGGTCCTACGAGGCCAATCTCAACATCATCAGTGCGACGCGCCGGATGATCCAGCGCACGCTCGACATCCTCAAGAGCTGA
- the flgB gene encoding flagellar basal body rod protein FlgB, with translation MSINDLPVLSALRTKMQWHQERQRVLSENVSNSDTPKFRPRDLVEPKLDRAGAVTGSMGPLAMTVTSASHMTPSGAASGFDQNRNAGFETRPAGNAVNLEEEMMKAASNQMDYAAATSLYSKSLRLLKTAIGKG, from the coding sequence ATGTCCATCAACGACCTCCCGGTGCTGTCGGCACTTCGCACCAAGATGCAGTGGCATCAGGAACGCCAGCGCGTCCTGTCCGAGAACGTCTCCAATTCCGACACGCCCAAATTCCGGCCGCGCGACCTGGTCGAGCCGAAGCTCGACAGGGCTGGCGCGGTCACGGGGTCGATGGGCCCGCTGGCAATGACCGTCACCAGCGCGTCTCACATGACGCCATCGGGCGCGGCCTCGGGTTTCGACCAGAACAGGAATGCCGGCTTCGAGACCCGCCCTGCGGGCAACGCCGTCAATCTCGAAGAGGAGATGATGAAGGCCGCCAGCAACCAGATGGATTACGCGGCGGCGACCTCGCTCTATTCGAAAAGCCTGCGTCTGCTCAAGACCGCGATCGGCAAGGGCTAG
- a CDS encoding flagellar biosynthetic protein FliO, protein MQGSPITFIVAFIVVLALIGVAAWLVRRFASSRLGANTQRGRMPRLAVIDAAAVDGRRRLVLVRRDNVEHLLMIGGPTDIVVEPNIVRAAPGRDQLPQRPNAAEPPRLAPMPDAGSWADEVPRPEMLDHPEPQMPEPPPRPARPSFADEVRRPAPALAERRSEPPLAGFPPEPIAPRPEREPRPEPLPLPPRVARSEPPLMPRPPRQSEPAKVPPVRAERAVAPPPPPVPQAPPVPPPPPAPAAPSSAEQNLAEMAQRLEAALRRPAGETVAPPVAPEPPAAPPRAARSEPPAPPAPPPKPAPEKTSFENLEDEMASLLGRPKPSS, encoded by the coding sequence ATGCAAGGCAGCCCTATCACCTTCATCGTCGCGTTCATCGTCGTTCTGGCGTTGATCGGCGTCGCTGCATGGCTGGTTCGCCGATTCGCCAGCAGCCGGCTCGGCGCCAACACCCAGCGCGGCCGGATGCCCCGGCTCGCCGTGATCGATGCTGCCGCCGTCGACGGCCGGCGCCGCCTGGTGCTGGTCCGGCGCGACAATGTCGAACACCTCCTGATGATCGGCGGCCCGACCGACATCGTCGTCGAGCCCAACATCGTGCGCGCCGCGCCCGGCCGCGACCAGCTTCCGCAGCGTCCCAACGCCGCCGAACCGCCGCGCCTTGCCCCGATGCCCGATGCCGGCAGCTGGGCCGACGAAGTGCCGCGGCCCGAGATGCTCGATCATCCCGAGCCGCAAATGCCCGAGCCGCCGCCGCGGCCCGCGCGCCCGTCCTTCGCCGACGAAGTCCGCCGGCCCGCGCCCGCACTGGCCGAACGCCGCAGCGAGCCGCCGCTGGCCGGCTTTCCGCCCGAACCGATCGCGCCGCGTCCCGAGCGCGAGCCGCGGCCTGAGCCGCTGCCGCTACCACCGCGCGTTGCCCGCAGCGAGCCGCCGCTGATGCCGCGTCCGCCGCGCCAAAGCGAGCCGGCGAAGGTGCCGCCCGTGCGCGCCGAGCGCGCGGTTGCGCCGCCGCCTCCGCCCGTGCCGCAGGCTCCGCCCGTTCCGCCGCCGCCCCCCGCTCCTGCTGCGCCCTCGAGCGCCGAACAGAATCTGGCCGAAATGGCGCAGCGGTTAGAGGCTGCGCTGCGCCGCCCGGCCGGCGAAACGGTCGCGCCTCCGGTTGCGCCGGAGCCGCCGGCCGCTCCCCCGCGCGCCGCACGCAGCGAACCGCCGGCACCCCCGGCCCCGCCGCCGAAGCCCGCCCCGGAAAAGACCAGCTTTGAGAATCTCGAAGACGAGATGGCCTCCCTGCTCGGCCGTCCGAAGCCGTCTTCGTGA
- the fliP gene encoding flagellar type III secretion system pore protein FliP (The bacterial flagellar biogenesis protein FliP forms a type III secretion system (T3SS)-type pore required for flagellar assembly.), with the protein MRLPALPRRVLFLSVLIGAASLAGLAHAQDISINLGGQGGGVTERAIQLIALLTVLSIAPSILIMMTSFTRIVVVLSLLRTAMGTATAPPNSVIIALAMFLTFFVMGPVLQKSYDEGIRPLVANQIGVEDALQRASVPLRGFMQKNVREKDLKLFLDLSGEPPPATPDELALRILIPAFMISELKRAFEIGFLLFLPFLIIDLVVASVLMSMGMMMLPPATISLPFKLIFFVLVDGWSLVAGSLVQSYGG; encoded by the coding sequence GTGAGGCTGCCGGCCCTCCCGCGTAGAGTTCTTTTTCTTTCTGTCCTGATCGGCGCGGCTTCGCTCGCAGGCTTGGCGCATGCGCAGGACATCAGCATCAATCTCGGCGGCCAGGGCGGCGGCGTCACCGAGCGCGCGATTCAGCTCATCGCGCTGCTCACGGTGCTGTCGATCGCGCCGTCGATCCTGATCATGATGACGTCGTTCACGCGCATCGTGGTCGTGCTGTCGCTCCTGCGCACCGCGATGGGCACGGCGACCGCGCCGCCGAACTCGGTGATCATCGCGCTCGCGATGTTCCTCACCTTCTTCGTGATGGGGCCGGTCCTGCAAAAATCCTACGACGAAGGCATCCGTCCGCTCGTCGCCAACCAGATCGGCGTCGAGGATGCGCTCCAGCGCGCCTCGGTCCCGTTGCGCGGCTTCATGCAGAAGAACGTGCGCGAGAAGGATCTCAAGCTGTTCCTCGACCTCTCCGGCGAGCCGCCGCCGGCCACCCCCGACGAACTCGCGCTCCGCATCCTCATCCCCGCCTTCATGATCTCCGAGCTGAAGCGCGCCTTCGAGATCGGCTTCCTGCTGTTCCTGCCCTTCCTGATCATCGACCTCGTCGTCGCCTCCGTGCTGATGTCGATGGGCATGATGATGCTGCCGCCGGCAACGATATCGCTGCCGTTCAAGCTGATCTTCTTCGTCCTGGTCGACGGCTGGTCGCTGGTGGCGGGAAGCCTGGTGCAGAGCTACGGGGGATGA
- a CDS encoding tetratricopeptide repeat protein, translating to MEPRSSVAKSGVALGVLLLIGLPVAAQNSKVKTNYLSHIEPCNGVGATPLDVRIDACTAFIEASQGTTAALAIAYNNRGNAYTAKGDYDKAIRDFDQSIALKPTYAKAFNNRGVAYLRKGEYELAIEAFDDAIKLDPDYVAAFVNRAGAYLKKNDHQRAAHDYDEAIRLQPDSQAARSGRCWTRAVLGAWQAALEDCDRALQSGSTSAAVYDSRGLIHLKMGEFGAAIADYNSALRAAPELASALFGRGLAKLKQGDAIGGDSDISAAKTIQGNIGDEFAHYGVGRD from the coding sequence ATGGAACCAAGATCGTCCGTCGCAAAAAGCGGAGTGGCGCTTGGCGTCCTGCTGTTGATTGGCTTGCCAGTCGCGGCCCAGAATTCCAAGGTGAAGACCAACTATCTCAGTCATATTGAACCGTGCAACGGGGTGGGTGCCACCCCGCTCGATGTCCGGATCGATGCCTGCACGGCTTTCATAGAGGCGAGTCAGGGTACGACGGCAGCTCTGGCTATCGCCTATAACAATCGCGGCAATGCCTACACCGCAAAGGGCGACTACGACAAAGCCATCCGCGATTTCGATCAGTCGATCGCGCTCAAGCCGACATACGCAAAGGCCTTCAACAACCGCGGTGTGGCTTACTTGAGGAAAGGCGAGTATGAGCTCGCGATCGAAGCCTTTGATGATGCGATCAAGCTCGATCCCGACTATGTCGCTGCCTTCGTCAACCGCGCCGGAGCCTATCTGAAGAAGAATGACCACCAGCGCGCGGCGCATGACTACGACGAGGCCATTCGTCTCCAGCCGGATTCGCAGGCCGCACGGAGCGGACGATGCTGGACCCGGGCGGTGCTTGGTGCCTGGCAGGCCGCGCTGGAGGACTGCGACAGAGCGCTTCAATCCGGATCGACCAGTGCTGCCGTGTACGACTCGCGCGGGCTGATTCACCTGAAGATGGGTGAGTTCGGTGCGGCGATCGCCGACTACAATTCTGCCTTGCGAGCCGCCCCGGAATTGGCGAGCGCGCTTTTTGGCCGCGGGCTTGCCAAGCTGAAGCAGGGCGACGCGATTGGCGGAGATTCCGACATTTCGGCTGCAAAGACGATTCAGGGCAACATCGGCGACGAGTTCGCGCATTATGGCGTCGGTCGCGACTGA